The following are encoded in a window of Phaseolus vulgaris cultivar G19833 chromosome 3, P. vulgaris v2.0, whole genome shotgun sequence genomic DNA:
- the LOC137805949 gene encoding uncharacterized protein isoform X2 — translation MAINNTESEVCMKATTNDNRSLLHMENLTLPPVVVIAANMGCNGCRRRVFRVVSRMTGLTEYSVDVQKREVTIKGDFIANCNLQNESIRRSNLLQSANDEPKSLSACLAHSH, via the exons ATGGCCATTAACAACACAGAGTCAGAGGTTTGCATGAAGGCTACTACAAATGATAATCGTTCCCTTTTACACATGGAGAACTTGACCCTCCCTCCG GTTGTGGTAATAGCAGCAAATATGGGGTGCAATGGGTGCAGGAGAAGAGTTTTCAGAGTTGTCTCAAGAATGACTG GGTTGACAGAATACAGTGTGGATGTGCAGAAGAGAGAAGTAACTATAAAGGGAGATTTCATAGCAAATTGCAATTTGCAGAACGAAAGCATTAGAAGAAGCAACCTTCTTCAGAGTGCGAATGATGAACCCAAGTCCCTCTCTGCTTGTTTAGCTCACTCTCACTAA
- the LOC137805949 gene encoding uncharacterized protein isoform X3, with protein sequence MAINNTESEVCMKATTNDNRSLLHMENLTLPPFQVVVIAANMGCNGCRRRVFRVVSRMTEERSNYKGRFHSKLQFAERKH encoded by the exons ATGGCCATTAACAACACAGAGTCAGAGGTTTGCATGAAGGCTACTACAAATGATAATCGTTCCCTTTTACACATGGAGAACTTGACCCTCCCTCCG TTTCAGGTTGTGGTAATAGCAGCAAATATGGGGTGCAATGGGTGCAGGAGAAGAGTTTTCAGAGTTGTCTCAAGAATGACTG AAGAGAGAAGTAACTATAAAGGGAGATTTCATAGCAAATTGCAATTTGCAGAACGAAAGCATTAG
- the LOC137805949 gene encoding uncharacterized protein isoform X1 gives MAINNTESEVCMKATTNDNRSLLHMENLTLPPFQVVVIAANMGCNGCRRRVFRVVSRMTGLTEYSVDVQKREVTIKGDFIANCNLQNESIRRSNLLQSANDEPKSLSACLAHSH, from the exons ATGGCCATTAACAACACAGAGTCAGAGGTTTGCATGAAGGCTACTACAAATGATAATCGTTCCCTTTTACACATGGAGAACTTGACCCTCCCTCCG TTTCAGGTTGTGGTAATAGCAGCAAATATGGGGTGCAATGGGTGCAGGAGAAGAGTTTTCAGAGTTGTCTCAAGAATGACTG GGTTGACAGAATACAGTGTGGATGTGCAGAAGAGAGAAGTAACTATAAAGGGAGATTTCATAGCAAATTGCAATTTGCAGAACGAAAGCATTAGAAGAAGCAACCTTCTTCAGAGTGCGAATGATGAACCCAAGTCCCTCTCTGCTTGTTTAGCTCACTCTCACTAA
- the LOC137808067 gene encoding vesicle-associated protein 1-2-like, whose product MSNGELLNIEPLELKFAFELKKQISCSLQLSNKTDAYVAFKVKTTNPKKYCVRPNTGIVLPRSTCDVMVTMQAQREAPTDMQCKDKFLLQSVKTFDGASPKDITAEMFNKEAGHVVEESKLRVLYLPPQQPPSPVPEGSEEGSSPRGSVSENGNGNGSDFTQVARGFTERPEAQEKSSEARALISRLTEEKNNAIEQNSKLRQELDLLKRESNKSRGGVSYVIVVLIGLLGIIMGYLLKKT is encoded by the exons ATGAGCAACGGGGAGCTCCTCAACATCGAACCTCTGGAACTCAAGTTCGCCT TTGAACTCAAGAAGCAGATCTCATGTTCTCTTCAGTTGTCTAATAAGACCGATGCCTATGTCGCCTTCAAG GTCAAAACAACCAATCCGAAGAAGTATTGTGTTCGTCCGAACACCGGAATTGTCTTGCCACGATCTACATGTGATGTTATGG TTACCATGCAAGCACAAAGAGAGGCTCCGACTGATATGCAATGCAAGGATAAGTTTCTTCTTCAGAGCGTAAAAACTTTTGATGGTGCCAGTCCGAAGGACATCACTGCAGAAATG TTCAACAAGGAGGCGGGTCATGTGGTTGAGGAGAGCAAATTGAGAGTGCTGTATCTTCCTCCTCAACAACCACCGTCTCCAGtaccagaaggttctgaagaaggaTCCTCACCTAGAGGTTCTGTTTCAGAGAATGGAAATGGCAACGGTTCTGACTTCACACAA GTAGCGAGAGGATTTACTGAGCGACCTGAGGCTCAAGAAAAATCTTCAGAG GCTAGAGCTCTTATCTCAAGACTGACTGAAGAAAAGAATAATGCAATTGAACAAAATAGCAAGCTCCGCCAGGAACTG GATCTACTGAAGCGGGAAAGCAATAAAAGTCGTGGTGGAGTCTCATATGTCATTGTCGTATTAATTGGCTTGCTTGGCATAATAATGGGGTATCTCTTGAAGAAGACCTAA